A single region of the Candidatus Zymogenaceae bacterium genome encodes:
- a CDS encoding adenylate/guanylate cyclase domain-containing protein — MAHTPKTPIVTPKKKVAGQKKTPGLSLTYKIALLASILVTISMVLATAITVRREINQKKDDADLRMANTAAMIKLAMDSMPVKALDGWVRSLYTVRFDTKEYNLDLVYVIIADDEGRFIVSTGNPRVHIEGEGGDVTAPQELLDRDVHGLRKVEVEITDKETGTVTSTIYLGYYLLNLYKSILLNTVLKAVLITLVLIAAAVACSYLLAKRLTDPIHDLVLGMESVADGDFSRKVAVITGDEIGFLADTFNGMADGLKEREFIKDTFKRYVTREVAEKILSQKDDIILTGEKREVTVLFSDIRGFARMAEETPPVELVSTLNDYFSVMIDIIFKYEGVLDKFIGDAVMAFWNAPLDQKNPALRAVLAAYEMQRALVAVNRRRKAENKPPINMGVGINTGEAVAGTVGSEKKMEYTVIGDTVNVAQRLESVTLPGQILISESTYRKTGGRITARELPPQALKGILRQVRIFDVIDIKPTGGDS; from the coding sequence ATGGCACACACGCCGAAAACTCCCATCGTCACGCCGAAAAAAAAGGTTGCGGGGCAAAAGAAAACGCCCGGACTGAGCCTGACGTACAAGATCGCCCTGCTGGCGTCGATCCTGGTGACGATATCCATGGTGCTGGCCACTGCCATCACCGTCAGACGGGAGATAAACCAGAAGAAAGACGACGCCGATCTCCGCATGGCCAATACCGCCGCCATGATCAAGCTTGCCATGGACAGCATGCCCGTCAAGGCTCTGGACGGATGGGTCCGGTCCCTCTACACGGTCAGGTTCGACACGAAAGAATACAACCTCGACCTGGTCTACGTGATCATCGCCGACGATGAAGGCCGTTTCATCGTTTCCACCGGCAACCCCCGGGTGCATATCGAGGGTGAGGGGGGCGATGTGACCGCCCCCCAGGAGCTTTTGGATCGGGATGTCCACGGCCTGAGAAAGGTGGAGGTGGAGATCACGGACAAAGAGACAGGAACAGTCACCTCGACCATCTACCTCGGGTATTACCTTTTGAACCTGTACAAGAGCATTCTTCTGAATACGGTCCTCAAGGCGGTTCTGATCACGCTCGTCCTCATCGCCGCGGCGGTGGCGTGCTCGTATCTTTTGGCAAAGAGGCTCACCGATCCCATACACGATCTAGTGCTCGGCATGGAGTCGGTGGCCGACGGCGATTTTTCCCGGAAGGTCGCCGTGATCACAGGCGACGAAATCGGGTTTCTCGCCGACACCTTCAACGGCATGGCCGACGGCCTGAAGGAACGGGAGTTCATCAAGGATACATTCAAGCGATACGTCACCCGGGAGGTGGCGGAAAAGATCCTCTCACAGAAGGACGATATCATTCTGACCGGGGAAAAGCGGGAGGTGACGGTCCTGTTTTCGGACATCAGGGGGTTTGCCCGCATGGCCGAGGAGACCCCCCCGGTGGAGCTGGTTTCCACCCTGAACGATTACTTCTCTGTGATGATCGATATCATCTTCAAGTACGAGGGCGTGCTGGACAAGTTCATCGGCGACGCGGTCATGGCGTTCTGGAACGCGCCGCTGGATCAGAAAAATCCCGCCCTGAGGGCCGTGCTGGCGGCATACGAGATGCAGCGGGCGCTGGTCGCCGTCAATAGGCGGAGGAAGGCCGAAAACAAACCCCCCATCAATATGGGAGTGGGTATAAACACGGGCGAGGCGGTGGCGGGCACCGTCGGCTCCGAAAAAAAGATGGAGTATACCGTCATCGGCGACACCGTCAACGTGGCCCAGCGCCTGGAATCGGTCACCCTGCCGGGACAGATACTCATCAGCGAAAGCACGTATCGAAAGACGGGAGGGCGCATCACCGCCCGGGAGCTCCCTCCCCAGGCCCTCAAGGGCATCCTGCGCCAGGTGCGCATCTTCGACGTCATAGACATCAAACCGACCGGAGGCGATTCATGA
- a CDS encoding radical SAM protein, with the protein MEHLTISLFLTVRCSSRCRHCGAWETQAARGDMTKEEISRLVAMLKAVPAVTAVGMTGGEVFVVRDLLHHAVSELREAHLPYTFTTNAYWAKDFEMAKETLSDFIDTIGIGFSTDSFHQEYIPLMRVVNAVRAAEELSIPYNIRVTTAVGDDKEKILTDLIDAGIPNPDVVGFAPVMYLGQAKDRISPEEFPDDNPLLPCLSLRTPFVFSGGALYACCGEAGNIPGEHPLYLGNVFTDGLLPLFAKYDTDSLLRAVYDIGPRAMWELLGEEPTGERERLLLRSPCGTCRLLFEDASRTKRVERVVEKAGNK; encoded by the coding sequence ATGGAACACCTGACCATTTCACTGTTTCTGACGGTGCGCTGTTCGTCCCGGTGCCGTCACTGCGGCGCGTGGGAGACCCAGGCCGCCCGGGGGGACATGACGAAAGAGGAGATCTCCCGACTTGTGGCGATGCTGAAGGCGGTCCCCGCCGTCACCGCCGTGGGGATGACCGGGGGTGAGGTGTTCGTGGTGCGGGACCTCCTCCATCATGCGGTATCGGAGCTCCGGGAGGCGCATCTCCCCTACACATTCACCACCAACGCGTACTGGGCGAAAGATTTTGAGATGGCGAAGGAGACGCTTTCTGACTTTATCGATACCATCGGCATCGGCTTTTCCACCGATTCCTTCCACCAGGAGTATATCCCCCTGATGCGGGTGGTCAACGCCGTTCGGGCGGCCGAAGAGCTTTCGATCCCTTATAACATCCGGGTGACGACGGCGGTCGGCGACGACAAGGAGAAGATACTCACAGATCTGATCGATGCGGGGATTCCGAACCCGGATGTGGTCGGATTCGCCCCGGTGATGTATCTCGGGCAGGCGAAGGACCGCATCTCTCCCGAGGAGTTCCCGGACGACAATCCGCTTCTCCCCTGCCTGTCGCTTCGGACCCCCTTCGTCTTTTCCGGGGGGGCGCTGTACGCCTGCTGCGGCGAGGCGGGCAATATCCCGGGAGAGCATCCGCTCTATCTGGGGAACGTTTTTACCGACGGGCTGCTCCCCCTCTTTGCAAAATACGACACCGACTCCCTTCTCCGGGCGGTGTACGACATCGGCCCCCGGGCGATGTGGGAGCTGTTGGGGGAGGAACCCACAGGCGAGCGGGAGCGGCTGCTGCTGCGATCGCCCTGCGGCACCTGTCGGCTCCTGTTTGAGGACGCCTCCCGAACAAAACGGGTGGAGCGGGTGGTGGAAAAAGCGGGTAACAAATGA
- the folK gene encoding 2-amino-4-hydroxy-6-hydroxymethyldihydropteridine diphosphokinase yields MGIAYLGFGSNLGDRRKQILGAMELLDAAEGISVVSRSSLYETEPVGETDQPPFLNAAAGVETELSPRELLVLIWEIEKTIGRTPTYRWGPREIDIDIVLFENFIIDEEGLSIPHPRMHERPFVLVPLSEIAPEAVHPILGETIEELLFSLGPISGVTPWEEQGE; encoded by the coding sequence ATGGGAATTGCATATCTCGGATTCGGCTCCAACCTGGGGGATCGAAGAAAACAGATTCTTGGGGCAATGGAGCTTCTGGATGCGGCGGAGGGAATTTCGGTCGTCTCCCGCTCGTCTCTCTATGAGACCGAGCCGGTGGGGGAGACGGACCAGCCGCCGTTTCTCAACGCGGCGGCGGGGGTGGAGACAGAGCTTTCCCCCCGGGAGCTCCTCGTATTGATATGGGAGATAGAGAAAACCATCGGCAGGACCCCCACCTACCGGTGGGGGCCGAGGGAGATCGACATCGACATTGTATTGTTCGAGAATTTCATCATCGACGAGGAGGGGCTTTCCATTCCCCATCCGAGGATGCACGAGCGTCCCTTCGTGCTGGTGCCCCTCTCCGAGATCGCCCCGGAGGCGGTGCACCCGATTCTGGGAGAGACGATAGAGGAGCTGCTCTTTTCACTGGGGCCGATCTCCGGCGTGACGCCCTGGGAGGAACAGGGTGAATAG
- a CDS encoding L-seryl-tRNA(Sec) selenium transferase, with translation MSEDDVKRRLAALPSVDAALNEPGIARLQDTYSKKLVTDAVRDVIGSMRSGIIEGRSDGDSEESFLALVKRCLTEKTATSLRPVINATGTVLHTNLGRAPLSRRALEHLVQVSVGYSNLEFNLETGERGSRYDHITELLSEITGAEGALMVNNNAAAVLLVLDTLAREREVVVSRGELVEIGGSFRIPDVLRKSGAVMVEVGTTNRTRIADYEEAITDRTALFLKVHTSNYRIVGFSESAAASELVALGRQLDIPVMEDLGSGSLVDLSAYGLPPEPTVQQTLAVGVDVVTFSGDKLLGGGQAGFIVGNKRFIERIRNNPLNRALRIDKFTLAAAEMTLREYADPVRAVEEIPTLRMITRSFEETRRTARRITRRINKTPHPGFDVVSAQETSRVGGGAYPTADLPGGVVLLIPQDITPARLEKRLRALPVPIIARISQDRVVIDPRTVDEREIPILTDGILAAFRIEDTPE, from the coding sequence ATTTCCGAAGACGACGTCAAGCGTCGCCTCGCCGCCCTCCCCTCCGTCGATGCGGCGCTCAACGAACCGGGCATCGCACGACTTCAGGACACCTACTCGAAAAAGCTTGTGACCGACGCCGTCCGGGACGTGATCGGATCGATGCGAAGCGGCATTATCGAGGGTCGGAGCGACGGAGACTCCGAAGAGTCGTTTCTGGCCCTCGTGAAGCGGTGTCTGACGGAAAAAACGGCGACCAGCCTTCGCCCGGTCATAAACGCCACCGGCACGGTCCTGCATACGAACCTGGGCCGGGCGCCCCTTTCCCGGCGGGCGCTGGAACACCTGGTTCAGGTGTCGGTGGGATATTCGAACCTGGAATTTAACCTGGAGACCGGGGAACGGGGCTCCCGCTACGATCACATCACGGAGCTTCTCTCCGAGATCACCGGCGCCGAAGGCGCCCTTATGGTCAACAACAATGCCGCTGCGGTGCTGCTGGTGCTGGACACCCTGGCCCGGGAGCGGGAGGTGGTGGTTTCCCGGGGGGAGCTGGTGGAGATCGGCGGCTCGTTTCGAATCCCTGACGTTCTCAGAAAAAGCGGCGCGGTGATGGTGGAGGTGGGCACCACCAACAGGACCCGCATTGCCGATTATGAGGAAGCCATAACAGACAGGACCGCCCTCTTTCTGAAGGTGCATACCTCCAACTACCGGATCGTCGGATTTTCCGAATCGGCCGCGGCATCGGAGCTTGTGGCCCTGGGAAGGCAACTGGATATCCCGGTGATGGAGGATTTGGGGAGCGGCTCCCTCGTGGATCTCTCCGCATACGGTCTGCCGCCGGAACCGACGGTGCAACAGACGCTCGCCGTCGGGGTGGACGTGGTGACCTTTTCCGGGGACAAGCTCCTGGGCGGCGGACAGGCCGGATTCATCGTCGGGAATAAGAGATTCATCGAAAGAATTCGGAATAATCCCCTCAACCGCGCCCTCAGGATCGACAAGTTTACCCTGGCCGCCGCGGAAATGACGCTGAGGGAGTATGCGGATCCGGTCCGGGCGGTGGAAGAGATACCGACCCTTCGCATGATCACCCGGTCCTTTGAGGAGACGAGACGAACAGCACGACGCATCACTCGACGGATCAACAAGACGCCGCACCCCGGTTTCGACGTGGTATCGGCCCAGGAGACGTCCCGGGTGGGGGGAGGGGCGTATCCCACCGCCGATCTGCCCGGCGGCGTGGTCCTCTTGATACCCCAGGACATCACACCCGCGCGGCTGGAAAAGAGGCTTCGCGCCCTCCCGGTGCCGATTATCGCCCGGATCTCCCAGGATCGGGTCGTCATCGATCCCCGAACGGTGGACGAACGGGAAATCCCGATCCTCACCGACGGGATACTGGCGGCGTTTCGCATAGAGGATACACCGGAATAG
- a CDS encoding translation elongation factor-like protein, which produces MSDEVKVGEIVKFFSKPSVAAIKVTDNSFSVGDELHYKGATTDFSEVVESMEVEKEKITDAKPGDMVGIKVSERVRPGDDVFKVTG; this is translated from the coding sequence ATGTCCGATGAGGTAAAAGTGGGAGAAATAGTCAAATTCTTTTCAAAACCCAGTGTTGCGGCGATCAAGGTAACGGACAACTCCTTTTCCGTCGGCGACGAGCTGCACTACAAGGGTGCGACCACCGATTTTTCGGAAGTGGTGGAGTCCATGGAGGTGGAAAAAGAAAAAATCACCGACGCCAAACCGGGTGACATGGTGGGCATCAAGGTTTCCGAACGGGTACGCCCGGGAGACGATGTCTTCAAGGTAACCGGATAG
- a CDS encoding energy-coupling factor transporter ATPase: protein MRIQTEHLSHVFFPDTMLEKKALDDVSLTVEPGDFLALVGQTGSGKTTLALHLNGLLIPTSGAVRVGDITVTPETKKTGALTGRVGMVFQYPEHQLFEETVFDEIAFGLRHRGDTMSSGGRAIRKEQTSESIEAQVRRAAEQAGLDIELFGHRSPFSLSSGEQRKTAIASILALNPPVLIFDEPTQGLDIPSLKRAINHITSLNESGRTIIVITHDMEEILEAASRVAVMERGKIILDTTPRELFQDRDCLMTVRPFLPDVTELLLRLKERGWDIDPGEYRGDQALARVLPHIEIHEPTA, encoded by the coding sequence ATGCGCATTCAGACCGAACACCTCTCCCATGTTTTTTTTCCGGACACGATGCTGGAAAAAAAGGCCCTGGATGATGTATCCCTGACCGTCGAGCCGGGGGATTTCTTGGCCCTGGTCGGACAGACCGGGTCGGGGAAAACCACGTTGGCGCTGCACCTGAACGGGCTTTTGATACCCACGTCCGGCGCGGTGCGGGTAGGGGATATCACGGTGACACCGGAGACGAAGAAGACCGGCGCCCTCACAGGGCGCGTCGGAATGGTCTTTCAATACCCGGAGCACCAGCTTTTCGAGGAGACGGTGTTCGATGAGATCGCCTTCGGTCTCAGACACAGAGGCGATACCATGTCCTCCGGGGGGAGGGCGATACGGAAAGAACAAACCTCTGAATCCATTGAGGCACAGGTACGCCGGGCGGCCGAGCAGGCCGGGCTGGATATCGAACTCTTCGGCCATCGTTCTCCCTTTTCCCTTTCCAGCGGAGAACAGCGGAAAACCGCCATCGCCTCGATCCTTGCGCTCAATCCCCCGGTGCTTATCTTCGACGAGCCGACCCAGGGCCTGGATATCCCCTCTCTGAAACGCGCCATCAATCACATCACCAGCCTCAATGAAAGCGGCAGGACGATCATCGTCATCACCCACGATATGGAGGAGATTCTGGAGGCGGCCTCCCGAGTGGCGGTCATGGAACGCGGGAAAATCATCCTCGACACGACGCCCCGGGAACTCTTTCAGGACCGGGATTGTCTTATGACCGTGCGCCCGTTTCTGCCCGACGTCACGGAGCTTCTGCTTCGTCTCAAAGAGCGGGGGTGGGACATCGACCCGGGAGAATACCGGGGCGACCAAGCCCTGGCCCGCGTTCTGCCGCATATAGAGATCCATGAGCCGACGGCGTGA
- a CDS encoding DUF1175 family protein yields MKTYGRPYLTMGERNEDVKRTSRWTAARIALFGATALAVLSCGGPPEALELAPSKTRLVASGMDMTRVNITATTASGRVARSFSGVVSLSLTGEGAELMTERKLVLDRGRGEAMLMSTLTPGGVVLSAEADGIKGDEVSFVIEPDYRDSDSDGFADVMELFGDTDRLNFRRWLCAVAESQVYEKNRRWSDITTDCAGFVRFAYIEALKVHDEAFFAGYSALASPSSPDVKKYNYPDVPLVGTAVFRTEDGAFSPSDIEENAGVFSKSATAGVLLEHNVTYLGKSDAAVLPGDMLFFFNPDNPRMPYHAMIYLGEWGAEADEETGEFTGEQDWVVYHTGPRESDEGEVRKVRLKTLLEHPDPRWRPVNENDHFLGYYRFRILD; encoded by the coding sequence GTGAAGACTTATGGAAGGCCCTACCTGACGATGGGAGAGAGAAACGAGGATGTGAAGAGGACGTCACGTTGGACGGCTGCACGTATTGCACTCTTTGGGGCGACGGCCCTGGCGGTGCTCTCGTGCGGCGGACCTCCGGAGGCGCTGGAGCTTGCGCCTTCCAAAACAAGGCTTGTTGCCAGCGGCATGGATATGACACGGGTGAATATAACCGCAACAACCGCATCGGGACGGGTGGCCCGGAGCTTTTCGGGGGTCGTGAGCCTTTCGCTTACAGGTGAGGGTGCCGAGCTGATGACAGAGAGAAAGCTCGTCCTCGATCGGGGCAGGGGTGAGGCCATGCTCATGAGCACGTTGACGCCGGGGGGCGTCGTTCTTTCCGCCGAGGCCGATGGAATAAAGGGGGATGAGGTGTCGTTCGTGATAGAGCCCGACTACCGGGATTCGGATAGTGACGGCTTTGCGGACGTGATGGAGCTTTTCGGCGACACGGATCGTCTCAATTTCCGCCGGTGGCTCTGCGCCGTGGCGGAGTCTCAGGTGTATGAGAAAAACCGCCGCTGGTCGGATATCACCACCGATTGCGCGGGCTTCGTGCGGTTCGCCTATATCGAGGCGCTGAAGGTCCACGATGAGGCCTTCTTTGCCGGGTACTCGGCCCTGGCAAGCCCCTCCAGCCCGGATGTGAAGAAGTACAACTATCCGGACGTGCCGCTCGTGGGGACGGCGGTCTTTCGCACGGAAGACGGTGCGTTTTCGCCGTCGGACATCGAAGAGAATGCCGGGGTCTTTTCGAAATCTGCCACCGCCGGGGTGCTGCTCGAACACAATGTGACGTACCTGGGAAAGAGCGACGCCGCTGTTTTGCCCGGGGATATGCTCTTTTTCTTCAACCCGGACAACCCCCGCATGCCCTATCACGCCATGATTTATTTGGGCGAGTGGGGGGCCGAGGCCGACGAGGAGACCGGTGAATTCACCGGAGAGCAGGACTGGGTGGTCTATCACACAGGCCCCCGGGAGAGCGACGAGGGAGAGGTCAGGAAGGTGCGCCTCAAAACCCTATTGGAGCACCCGGATCCGCGCTGGCGGCCGGTGAATGAAAACGATCACTTCCTCGGCTACTATCGGTTCAGAATTTTGGATTGA
- a CDS encoding FecR domain-containing protein: protein MRSYEKTGRITLLLALMLCVSISIPVLAQDILTCEVIDIYDEAFVLDAATGEWNILEVGNTPGRGDRIKTGADGTITLSLEGDMIRLGPATEVELSDLTVTREEKEDGTFRESTTTIITLILGKVYARVKELRGDSLFEVRTEISFAGVRGTEFSVEALAAMESDPAPQGTDETGGSWPTLSKTTVVTRWGPVTYVSINENGEPIGPEVKIGNRKYSEVTPGNPATDPAPAPKDALKALTTVMFDFDALLDQLRDLGGKGGSCS, encoded by the coding sequence ATGAGATCATATGAAAAAACGGGGCGAATCACCCTCTTGCTGGCCCTCATGTTGTGTGTGTCGATTTCCATCCCGGTCCTCGCCCAGGATATTCTTACCTGTGAAGTGATCGATATCTATGACGAGGCGTTTGTCCTCGACGCGGCAACCGGAGAGTGGAATATCCTGGAGGTAGGAAACACACCGGGCCGTGGAGATCGAATCAAGACGGGCGCCGATGGCACAATCACCCTTTCCCTTGAGGGGGATATGATCCGCCTAGGCCCTGCGACGGAGGTGGAATTGTCCGACTTAACGGTCACCCGTGAAGAGAAAGAAGACGGGACGTTTCGGGAGAGCACGACCACAATCATCACCCTGATACTCGGCAAGGTTTACGCCCGGGTCAAGGAGCTGAGGGGAGATTCCCTCTTTGAAGTACGAACGGAGATCTCCTTCGCCGGCGTGCGGGGCACCGAGTTCAGTGTCGAGGCGCTTGCCGCGATGGAGTCGGATCCCGCGCCCCAGGGCACGGACGAAACCGGCGGTTCGTGGCCCACGCTTTCGAAGACAACGGTCGTCACCCGGTGGGGACCGGTCACATACGTTTCCATCAATGAAAACGGTGAGCCCATCGGCCCCGAGGTGAAGATCGGGAACAGGAAATACTCGGAAGTCACCCCCGGCAATCCCGCCACCGATCCGGCCCCGGCGCCGAAGGACGCCCTGAAGGCCCTGACCACCGTCATGTTCGATTTCGACGCGCTCTTAGATCAACTGCGGGACCTGGGAGGCAAGGGCGGCAGCTGCTCGTAA
- a CDS encoding adenylate/guanylate cyclase domain-containing protein: protein MYIFGWEFLTILELKSMDLVVKAETTSTKAPITIVAVDEKSLKAIGRWPWSRETLARLVEEINTGTPRVIGLDMFFPEETTPDTIASAEEMERIVHKYLGPDNPQGDDLVRALRETIENRDVDSDDELLARAILSAGNVVAMHHFFTETDSRIPLYHTENPLYAEPFGIVQGMSPYPAATTAGGILESISILSEAAADSGFINIRMDTDGTVRRAPLTIYYRGEYYPSFALVMAKRFLDAPFERLLLDEYGVVGVELGNTFIPTDDTGNLWIHFLGPGGTFPHISAVDVLEGTADLTRLEGGIVLVGITATGLGDIRVTPVSTVFPGVEIHATIIENIISGTMFTMPGWMASVHLLIIVLLGLLTGLALLRLGPFIGLVLTVLLLTGYFFGYRYLLLEQQLNIFIIYPALTLFAVYTSVTTSKYFAESQKKRYIQRAFSQYLSPAVIKELMDNPARLNLGGEERVLTAMFTDIEGFSLISERMKPEEIVTMLNEYFTVMTEIIFAFNGTVDKYEGDAIMAFFGAPILNQHHARETVRAAYYMQKRLEQLRDKWKKENSPLLHMRIGINTGPMVVGNLGSIQKMDYTVMGDAVNLASRFEPINKLFGTKIIIGNETKMEVEDEFLIRELDFTRVPGRNAPVTIYEVLEERNNADALTQKKVKLFAEGRKLFLGREFIKAKETFLAILSLDEADMPSSVYLKRCEYFIEHPPDDSWEGIFDILVK, encoded by the coding sequence ATGTATATCTTCGGATGGGAGTTTCTGACGATTCTTGAATTGAAGTCGATGGATTTGGTCGTTAAGGCCGAAACCACATCGACGAAGGCGCCCATCACAATCGTTGCGGTGGATGAAAAAAGCCTGAAGGCGATCGGGCGGTGGCCCTGGTCCCGGGAGACCCTGGCCCGACTGGTGGAGGAAATCAACACGGGGACGCCCCGGGTGATCGGCCTGGATATGTTTTTCCCCGAGGAGACGACCCCCGATACCATCGCGTCCGCGGAAGAGATGGAGAGGATAGTCCACAAATATCTCGGCCCGGATAATCCCCAAGGGGATGATCTCGTGCGTGCCCTGAGGGAAACGATCGAGAACAGGGACGTCGATTCCGACGACGAACTGTTGGCCCGGGCCATTCTCTCCGCGGGAAACGTCGTGGCGATGCATCATTTCTTCACCGAGACCGACAGTCGTATACCGCTCTATCACACCGAAAATCCGCTCTATGCCGAGCCCTTCGGCATCGTCCAGGGCATGAGCCCCTACCCCGCCGCGACGACGGCCGGAGGCATCCTGGAAAGCATCTCCATCCTTTCGGAAGCGGCGGCGGACTCCGGATTTATCAACATCCGCATGGATACGGATGGAACGGTCCGCCGCGCCCCTCTGACGATATATTATCGGGGGGAATACTACCCGTCCTTCGCCCTGGTGATGGCGAAACGATTTCTGGATGCCCCCTTTGAGAGGCTTTTACTCGATGAATACGGCGTTGTCGGCGTGGAGCTGGGCAATACGTTCATACCCACGGACGATACCGGAAACCTCTGGATTCATTTTCTCGGCCCCGGGGGCACCTTCCCCCACATCAGTGCGGTGGATGTCCTGGAAGGAACCGCCGATCTCACGAGGCTTGAGGGCGGTATCGTGCTGGTAGGCATCACCGCAACAGGCCTGGGAGACATCCGGGTCACGCCGGTCAGCACGGTGTTTCCGGGAGTTGAGATTCACGCCACCATCATTGAGAACATCATCAGCGGCACCATGTTCACCATGCCGGGATGGATGGCGTCCGTACATCTTCTCATCATCGTGTTGCTGGGGCTTCTGACGGGGCTGGCGCTGCTTCGCCTGGGGCCGTTTATCGGCCTGGTGCTGACGGTTCTTCTCCTGACGGGTTACTTCTTCGGCTATCGATACCTGCTTTTGGAACAACAGCTCAACATTTTTATCATATACCCCGCGCTCACGCTGTTTGCCGTCTATACGTCGGTGACCACCTCGAAATACTTCGCGGAATCTCAGAAAAAGCGCTACATTCAGCGGGCGTTCTCCCAGTATCTCTCACCCGCCGTCATCAAGGAATTGATGGACAATCCCGCCCGGCTCAACCTGGGAGGTGAAGAACGGGTGCTCACGGCGATGTTCACGGACATAGAGGGTTTTTCTCTCATCTCGGAGCGCATGAAGCCGGAAGAGATCGTCACGATGCTCAACGAGTATTTCACGGTCATGACGGAGATCATCTTCGCCTTCAACGGAACCGTCGACAAGTACGAAGGTGACGCCATCATGGCCTTCTTCGGCGCGCCCATCCTGAATCAGCATCACGCCAGGGAGACGGTCCGGGCCGCCTATTACATGCAGAAGCGTCTGGAACAACTCCGGGACAAATGGAAAAAGGAAAACAGCCCGCTCTTACACATGCGTATCGGCATCAATACCGGCCCGATGGTCGTCGGCAACTTGGGATCGATTCAGAAGATGGATTATACCGTTATGGGCGATGCGGTAAACCTGGCCTCACGCTTTGAACCGATCAATAAGCTCTTCGGCACGAAAATAATCATCGGCAACGAGACAAAAATGGAAGTGGAAGACGAATTTCTTATCAGGGAGCTGGACTTCACCAGGGTGCCCGGCCGTAACGCCCCGGTCACTATCTATGAAGTGCTGGAAGAAAGGAACAACGCCGATGCGCTGACCCAAAAGAAGGTGAAACTCTTTGCCGAGGGACGAAAGCTTTTTCTGGGTCGAGAATTCATCAAGGCAAAAGAGACGTTTCTCGCGATACTCTCTCTGGATGAAGCGGACATGCCCAGTTCGGTGTACCTGAAACGATGTGAATATTTCATTGAACATCCCCCGGATGATTCCTGGGAGGGTATCTTTGATATCCTTGTCAAATAA